In one window of Bacteroidota bacterium DNA:
- the nadA gene encoding quinolinate synthase NadA, producing MNMINEILRLKKEKNVVILAHYYQTADIQDIADFVDDSLGLSEKASNTKADIILFAGVKFMAETAKILNPSKKVLLPDMNASCSLADSCQPADFKKFIDKHPGCVVVSYINCSAEVKTLSDIICTSGNAVDIVNSIPESKQIIFAPDKNLGNYINNITGRNMILWEGSCKVHDTLNLQAIVDLKMAHPDAKLIAHPECRQIILEMADFIGSTAKLIQFTQTDSSKKFIVATETGVLHQMKKSSPGKEFMVVPADKNCACNDCEFMKMITVEKIYNCLLTEQPEILLDEAVMEKAREPIMKMLKLSAERKK from the coding sequence ATGAACATGATCAACGAAATATTAAGGCTGAAAAAAGAGAAGAACGTTGTTATACTTGCACATTACTACCAAACAGCCGATATACAGGATATTGCCGACTTTGTTGATGACAGCCTCGGGCTATCGGAAAAAGCCAGTAATACCAAAGCCGATATTATTTTGTTTGCCGGCGTAAAATTTATGGCCGAGACAGCTAAAATTTTAAATCCGTCAAAAAAAGTGTTACTGCCCGACATGAACGCCAGCTGCTCACTTGCCGATTCGTGCCAACCTGCTGATTTTAAAAAATTCATTGACAAACACCCCGGTTGCGTAGTCGTTTCATATATAAACTGCTCTGCCGAAGTAAAAACTCTTTCGGATATAATTTGCACTTCGGGCAACGCGGTTGATATCGTTAACAGCATTCCCGAAAGTAAACAGATAATTTTTGCTCCCGATAAAAATCTCGGTAATTATATCAACAATATCACGGGGCGGAATATGATTCTTTGGGAAGGAAGTTGCAAAGTTCATGATACGCTGAATCTTCAGGCTATCGTTGATTTAAAAATGGCGCATCCTGATGCCAAATTAATAGCTCATCCCGAATGCCGGCAAATAATTCTTGAAATGGCTGATTTTATTGGATCTACAGCCAAGCTTATACAATTCACACAAACAGACAGCAGCAAAAAATTTATTGTTGCAACCGAAACCGGAGTGCTGCATCAAATGAAAAAATCATCGCCGGGAAAAGAATTTATGGTGGTTCCGGCCGATAAAAACTGTGCTTGCAACGATTGTGAATTTATGAAAATGATTACGGTTGAAAAAATTTACAATTGCCTGCTCACGGAACAGCCCGAAATATTGCTTGATGAAGCCGTGATGGAAAAAGCAAGGGAACCAATCATGAAAATGCTGAAACTTTCGGCAGAAAGGAAAAAATAA
- the rpiB gene encoding ribose 5-phosphate isomerase B, with product MEDFDIVVGIGCDHAGYELKEKLKSKLKKFGYTVQDFGANSKLSVDYPDIIHPLAKAVNDGKIHKAIIICGSGNGVAMVANKYINVRAAVCWSPEIAKYARLHNDANIISIPARFVSQRKAFTIMDVFMTTAFEAGRHKIRVEKISAVIV from the coding sequence ATGGAAGATTTTGATATTGTTGTAGGGATTGGATGCGACCATGCAGGTTACGAACTGAAAGAAAAACTGAAAAGTAAATTAAAAAAATTCGGATATACTGTACAGGATTTTGGAGCTAATTCAAAACTGAGTGTTGATTACCCCGATATTATTCATCCACTGGCAAAAGCCGTGAATGATGGAAAGATTCACAAAGCAATAATTATTTGCGGAAGCGGTAATGGTGTGGCTATGGTTGCCAATAAGTACATCAACGTTAGAGCGGCCGTTTGCTGGAGCCCTGAAATTGCCAAGTATGCACGACTTCATAATGATGCCAATATTATTTCAATACCCGCACGCTTTGTTAGCCAGCGTAAGGCTTTCACAATCATGGATGTATTCATGACAACAGCTTTTGAAGCGGGTCGCCATAAAATAAGAGTAGAAAAAATAAGCGCTGTAATTGTATAA
- a CDS encoding LutB/LldF family L-lactate oxidation iron-sulfur protein has translation MSEQSKEFQKKAEEKAFDLKHRKTIKFNIGRYNISVPKGKLQYSNLELAKRRAANIKCRVVNELEHYLKEFEANFTAKGGKIIWAVDAHEAIHEISKVLKNAGVKKIVKSKSMTTEELEFNEELHKENITSIETDLGEYIVQVAGEKPYHIITPVMHKSKEDIAELFNNKFGTPPGSSPEYITAWVREKLRQEFVTADAGISGANFLIADTGSVCLTENEGNALMSTSFPKIHIAIGGIEKILPSVKDLALFWPLLSTHGTGQNVTVYNSIISGPRQEGETDGPEEMYVVLLDNGRTELLKAKDQKIALACIRCGACLNGCPIYRNIGGHAYGTVYSGPIGAVITPHLKGFANYKHLSFASSLCGKCTEVCPMNIPLHKLLLYNRRDAVKLGYSTTAEKVVVYGWKTVMTHRWMIDKFGPKMKNRMIGMFFKTPWGQRREIPEVKPKSFNRIWKESKGLSS, from the coding sequence ATGAGCGAACAATCAAAGGAATTCCAGAAAAAAGCAGAAGAAAAAGCGTTTGACCTGAAACACCGGAAGACAATAAAATTCAATATAGGCCGGTATAATATCTCAGTTCCTAAAGGAAAACTTCAGTATTCTAACTTAGAACTGGCAAAGCGTCGTGCAGCAAATATAAAGTGCCGCGTTGTCAATGAACTGGAACATTATCTGAAAGAATTTGAAGCAAATTTTACTGCCAAAGGCGGGAAAATAATCTGGGCTGTGGACGCACATGAAGCCATTCATGAGATTTCTAAAGTGCTGAAAAATGCCGGTGTGAAGAAAATTGTGAAGTCAAAATCCATGACCACCGAAGAACTTGAATTCAATGAAGAGCTTCATAAAGAAAACATAACATCCATTGAAACAGATTTGGGTGAGTATATTGTGCAGGTAGCGGGCGAAAAGCCTTATCATATCATTACTCCGGTAATGCACAAATCAAAAGAAGATATTGCCGAATTATTCAATAATAAATTCGGAACGCCTCCGGGAAGTTCACCGGAATATATTACCGCCTGGGTTCGTGAAAAATTACGTCAGGAATTTGTTACGGCTGATGCGGGAATCAGCGGTGCCAATTTTCTGATTGCAGATACCGGTTCTGTTTGTCTTACAGAGAATGAAGGAAACGCTCTGATGTCAACGTCATTTCCTAAGATTCATATTGCTATTGGCGGCATTGAAAAAATACTACCGTCAGTAAAAGATCTTGCATTATTCTGGCCATTACTCTCGACACACGGCACCGGCCAGAATGTTACGGTATATAATTCAATCATCTCCGGACCCCGCCAGGAAGGCGAAACAGACGGTCCCGAAGAAATGTATGTTGTATTGCTTGATAACGGCCGTACTGAATTACTTAAAGCAAAGGATCAGAAAATTGCCCTTGCGTGTATTCGTTGCGGCGCCTGCTTAAACGGCTGTCCTATTTACAGAAACATTGGCGGACATGCCTATGGAACAGTTTACAGCGGTCCTATCGGCGCCGTGATTACACCGCATCTTAAAGGTTTTGCGAATTATAAACATCTCAGTTTTGCTTCATCATTGTGTGGTAAGTGTACCGAGGTTTGCCCGATGAATATACCATTGCATAAATTACTGCTTTACAATCGCAGAGATGCCGTAAAACTTGGATACAGCACAACCGCCGAAAAAGTAGTTGTTTATGGCTGGAAGACGGTAATGACGCATCGCTGGATGATTGACAAATTTGGTCCTAAGATGAAAAACAGAATGATAGGGATGTTCTTTAAAACGCCCTGGGGACAGCGCAGGGAAATACCCGAAGTGAAACCAAAATCATTCAACAGGA